A part of Leptospira congkakensis genomic DNA contains:
- a CDS encoding DoxX family membrane protein — protein MKIAYLIVRVLLGALFLFSSVVVLFNLVPQPETTGDLKVFNDGIKASGYLMTLIKVTELVVAIAFISGKFVPLAAVVIAPVAINILLVHLTIAPEGIPVGIFVVVANAFIAYVNRNAYKPLFVAVYK, from the coding sequence ATGAAAATTGCTTATTTAATTGTTAGGGTTTTGCTTGGTGCATTATTCTTGTTTTCTTCGGTCGTAGTTCTCTTTAACTTGGTTCCGCAGCCAGAAACTACCGGAGATTTAAAGGTATTTAATGACGGAATCAAAGCTTCTGGTTATTTAATGACATTGATTAAAGTAACAGAACTTGTTGTGGCGATTGCCTTTATTTCGGGCAAGTTTGTTCCTTTAGCTGCCGTTGTCATTGCTCCAGTAGCCATCAATATTTTACTTGTTCACCTAACTATTGCACCGGAAGGAATTCCTGTTGGAATTTTTGTAGTGGTTGCCAATGCGTTTATTGCCTACGTGAATCGTAATGCATACAAACCACTGTTTGTTGCTGTTTACAAATAA
- a CDS encoding flavin-containing monooxygenase yields the protein MTTAILRNPSVVVIGAGMTGILLAIELEKAGITDITILEKKNDLGGTWRENTYPGVACDIPAHMYTYSFEPNPEWSNRFAHGNEIQAYFKHVSEKYKVTPKIHFNEAVSEASYNNGKWTTKTNQGKTYVSDFLISATGILHHPARPNIPGLDSFQGNCFHTAEWDHSIDLKGKRIGIIGTGSTAAQVIPEMIKLGKKVSVFQRTPQWIVKVPDTNYTEKDKERWRKDNHILKRFHKWYTFAVEQTFSKAVIGKKLPHMLMSFLCKRNLRNSVKDPVLRAKLTPNYRVGCKRVIVNGTFYEAIQKPNADLVTEGIQKITEKGVVTNDGKLHELDVLILATGFHPFNFMRPMNLTGKDGVSIETVWKKKVQAYRSLFIPHFPNFVLMLGPNTPIGNFSVIAMSEVQTKYVLKIIKDWRNRKFDAIETTEDALKRFAAYLKAGMGNTVWLGGCQSWYLDPDGDPAMWPYTWSRWEKEMKTPDYKDFVMKSF from the coding sequence ATGACAACAGCAATACTTAGAAATCCTTCCGTTGTGGTGATTGGTGCTGGAATGACCGGTATCCTTCTTGCCATTGAATTGGAAAAAGCAGGGATCACAGACATTACAATACTCGAGAAAAAAAATGATCTTGGTGGGACTTGGAGAGAGAACACTTACCCTGGTGTTGCCTGTGATATCCCCGCTCATATGTACACATATAGTTTTGAGCCAAACCCAGAGTGGAGCAATCGTTTTGCCCATGGAAATGAAATTCAAGCCTACTTCAAACATGTGAGTGAAAAATATAAGGTCACTCCCAAAATCCATTTCAATGAAGCTGTTTCAGAAGCATCATATAACAATGGAAAGTGGACAACCAAAACCAACCAAGGAAAAACATACGTATCTGATTTTCTAATTTCTGCAACTGGGATTTTGCACCACCCTGCTCGCCCCAACATTCCGGGACTAGATTCCTTTCAAGGAAATTGTTTTCATACTGCCGAATGGGATCATTCGATTGATTTAAAAGGAAAACGAATTGGAATCATTGGAACTGGTTCCACTGCAGCACAGGTCATCCCAGAGATGATCAAACTGGGAAAAAAAGTTTCTGTATTCCAAAGGACACCACAGTGGATTGTAAAGGTTCCCGATACCAATTATACTGAAAAGGACAAAGAACGTTGGAGAAAAGACAATCACATTCTCAAACGATTTCATAAGTGGTATACCTTTGCCGTAGAACAAACATTTTCAAAAGCTGTAATTGGTAAAAAACTCCCCCATATGCTCATGAGTTTTCTTTGCAAACGTAACTTACGTAATTCGGTGAAAGATCCAGTCCTTCGCGCTAAACTAACACCTAACTATAGAGTAGGATGCAAACGTGTGATTGTAAATGGAACCTTTTACGAAGCCATCCAAAAACCAAATGCTGATTTGGTCACAGAAGGAATTCAAAAAATCACTGAAAAAGGAGTGGTTACCAATGATGGAAAACTACATGAACTTGATGTTCTCATCCTTGCTACCGGATTTCACCCTTTTAACTTTATGCGCCCAATGAACCTAACAGGAAAAGATGGGGTTTCCATTGAAACTGTCTGGAAGAAAAAAGTGCAAGCCTATCGTTCCCTATTCATCCCGCATTTTCCAAACTTTGTGCTCATGCTCGGTCCAAACACTCCGATTGGAAACTTTTCTGTCATCGCAATGAGTGAAGTACAAACCAAGTATGTTCTGAAAATCATCAAGGATTGGAGAAATCGTAAATTTGATGCGATTGAAACCACAGAAGATGCTTTAAAACGATTTGCCGCTTACCTGAAAGCCGGTATGGGAAATACGGTTTGGCTTGGTGGTTGTCAAAGTTGGTATTTGGATCCAGATGGTGACCCTGCGATGTGGCCTTATACATGGAGTCGATGGGAAAAAGAAATGAAAACGCCTGACTACAAAGACTTTGTTATGAAATCCTTTTAA
- a CDS encoding L,D-transpeptidase family protein: MSQSFTSIDSPKSLTTFLHFLGFSLKTKQFQCHKIKFTAVLFIFLSFFCFWPLASEGNPLKESPIQNPEQILFVTARAGETIGSLDFYTLSDGEWISVIEKIPVRLGRNGLIQGFEKREGDGHTPSGIFPIKRILGKSKKEIRNLEYTEVRKNYHWNDNPKSKNYNQLTKHKEKGAISLWDSYIYELFFVIEHNTNPAIPGLGSMIFLHVWNEDKPTSGCVGVSKEVLETLVSVLDGNKKPNILIQILD, from the coding sequence TTGTCCCAGAGTTTTACATCCATCGACTCTCCGAAATCCCTAACAACCTTTCTCCACTTTCTAGGCTTCTCCCTAAAAACCAAGCAATTTCAGTGCCATAAAATCAAATTTACCGCTGTTCTTTTTATTTTCCTCTCCTTTTTTTGCTTCTGGCCTCTTGCTAGCGAAGGAAATCCACTGAAAGAATCGCCTATCCAAAATCCAGAACAGATTCTTTTTGTTACTGCGAGAGCCGGCGAAACCATTGGAAGTTTAGATTTTTACACCTTATCCGATGGGGAATGGATTTCTGTGATCGAAAAAATCCCCGTACGTCTGGGACGAAATGGACTCATTCAAGGATTTGAGAAACGAGAAGGGGATGGACACACTCCTTCAGGTATTTTTCCCATCAAAAGGATTCTTGGTAAAAGTAAAAAAGAAATTAGAAATTTAGAATACACTGAAGTTCGAAAAAACTACCATTGGAATGACAATCCTAAGTCTAAAAATTATAACCAACTGACCAAACATAAGGAGAAAGGTGCCATTTCTCTTTGGGATTCTTATATTTATGAATTATTTTTTGTCATCGAACATAATACAAATCCAGCTATCCCTGGTTTGGGAAGTATGATCTTTCTTCATGTTTGGAATGAGGACAAACCAACTTCCGGTTGTGTGGGTGTTTCCAAAGAAGTTTTAGAGACTTTAGTTTCCGTGTTAGATGGTAATAAAAAACCTAATATTTTAATCCAAATTTTGGATTAA
- a CDS encoding vitamin B12-dependent ribonucleotide reductase, whose translation MKIERHFTKGNKGLYPNLTWVRKDSKITNTDGSVVFEANGVEVPDFWSQVATDILAQKYFRRKGVPKYLKKVAEKGIPEWLQRSVPDDEKLSALNPEDRFVGESDSKQVFQRLAGCWTYWGYKYGYFTDEDSARVFYEEVIFMLASQMAAPNSPQWFNTGLHWAYGIDGKSQGHYYVDPKSGKLVRSASSYEHPQPHACFIQSVDDDLVNEGGIMDLWVREARLFKYGSGTGTNFSNLRAANESLSGGGKSSGLMSFLKIGDRAAGAIKSGGTTRRAAKMVCLDMDHPDIEEFIDWKVQEEKKVASLVTGSILNNRLLNDIMSACSSAKQTLGEEAAYDPAANLDLKKAIQKARKAFVPDNYIKRVIDLSKQGYKDLLFEELTTDWQSEAYNTVSGQNSNNSVRITNEFMEAVEKDLPFHLYNRTEREKAKAGNREAKPAKTLRARDLWERIANAAWNSADPGTQYHSTINEWHTCPEDGAINASNPCSEYMFLDNTACNLASANLVKFLKEDGSFDVEGYRYLNKVWTIILEVSVLMAQFPSKEIAELSYKFRTLGLGYANLGSLLMVMGIPYDSQEAMAVTGAISSIMHMTSYATSAEMAKELGPFAGYEKNKNHMLRVIRNHRRAAYNAPKEEYEGLTITPVGINPSFLPSYLLEAAKEDSDRALELGELYGYRNAQVTVIAPTGTIGLVMDCDTTGIEPDFALVKYKKLAGGGYFKIINQSVPVALKKLGYSQAEQDAIVNYCKGHATFNGAPGVNTARLKEKGFTEDVLEKLEKQLPFVFDIQFAFNKFTLGEDFLSKTLGIDANVYNSMSFNLLETLGFSADEISQANDYVCGTMTIENAPFIKEKDLAVFDCANKCGKYGKRFLSYQSHIRIMAAAQPFISGAISKTINLPEEATIEDVKNAYLMSWKVMIKANALYRDGSKLSQPLNSVFQLLSAVGEEEEELQTSSAPKTVTEVAEKLVYKYIAERRKLPHRRAGYTQKAMVGGHKVYLRTGEYEDGQLGEIFIDMHKEGAAFRSLTNAFAIAVSLGLQHGVPLEEFVEAFTFFKFEPNGMVSGNPHIKMSTSVIDYIFRELAITYLGRYDLAQVSPEDLRTDEVGRKADPTKDLVGKQESSGLRVPLQVSPISMKSVLEEKPEVVAVATGTQPTAAQSAAATLKIIGEARTKGYTGDSCTECGSFQMVRNGACLKCISCGSTTGCS comes from the coding sequence ATGAAAATTGAGAGGCATTTTACCAAAGGGAATAAGGGTCTTTACCCGAATTTAACTTGGGTCCGTAAGGATTCTAAAATTACGAATACTGACGGGTCAGTTGTATTTGAGGCCAACGGAGTGGAAGTTCCGGATTTTTGGTCACAGGTAGCAACGGATATCCTCGCGCAGAAATACTTTCGCCGGAAAGGTGTTCCCAAATATTTAAAGAAAGTGGCGGAAAAAGGAATTCCGGAATGGTTACAACGTTCGGTTCCGGATGATGAAAAACTTTCCGCTCTCAATCCTGAAGACAGATTTGTTGGAGAATCGGATTCCAAACAAGTATTCCAACGCCTTGCGGGATGTTGGACGTATTGGGGTTATAAATACGGATATTTTACTGATGAAGACAGTGCCCGTGTTTTCTATGAAGAAGTTATTTTTATGCTCGCAAGCCAAATGGCTGCACCCAATTCCCCACAGTGGTTCAATACAGGACTCCACTGGGCCTATGGAATTGATGGAAAGTCACAAGGACATTACTATGTAGATCCTAAGTCTGGGAAACTTGTAAGATCAGCCTCTTCTTACGAACACCCACAACCCCATGCTTGTTTCATCCAATCTGTGGATGATGACTTAGTCAATGAAGGGGGAATCATGGACCTTTGGGTTCGTGAAGCTCGTCTTTTCAAATACGGTTCAGGAACAGGAACAAATTTCTCCAATCTACGTGCAGCCAATGAATCTCTTTCTGGTGGTGGAAAAAGTTCTGGGCTTATGTCCTTTCTTAAAATTGGAGATAGAGCCGCAGGAGCCATCAAATCGGGAGGAACCACTCGTCGTGCAGCGAAGATGGTTTGTCTTGATATGGACCACCCAGACATCGAAGAGTTCATCGATTGGAAAGTGCAAGAAGAGAAAAAAGTGGCTTCCCTTGTTACGGGATCCATTCTCAACAACCGCCTTCTCAATGATATTATGAGTGCTTGTTCTTCCGCCAAACAAACACTTGGTGAAGAAGCAGCTTACGACCCAGCTGCCAATTTAGATCTGAAAAAAGCGATCCAAAAAGCAAGGAAAGCATTTGTTCCAGACAATTACATCAAACGAGTCATCGACCTTTCCAAACAAGGTTACAAAGACCTACTCTTTGAAGAATTAACTACCGACTGGCAATCAGAAGCTTACAACACAGTTTCAGGACAAAATTCCAATAACTCCGTGCGAATCACAAATGAGTTTATGGAAGCTGTGGAAAAAGATCTCCCTTTCCATCTTTACAATAGAACCGAAAGAGAAAAAGCAAAGGCTGGGAACAGAGAAGCAAAACCTGCAAAAACACTTCGGGCTCGTGATCTCTGGGAAAGAATTGCGAATGCTGCATGGAACTCTGCAGATCCAGGAACACAATACCATAGCACCATTAATGAATGGCATACTTGTCCAGAAGACGGTGCCATCAATGCATCGAACCCATGTTCAGAGTATATGTTCCTCGACAATACTGCCTGTAACTTGGCTTCTGCAAACCTTGTAAAATTTTTAAAAGAAGATGGGTCTTTTGATGTAGAAGGATACCGTTACTTAAACAAAGTTTGGACCATTATCTTAGAAGTATCTGTCCTTATGGCGCAGTTCCCTTCCAAAGAAATTGCGGAACTATCTTACAAGTTTAGAACACTCGGACTCGGATACGCAAACCTTGGTTCACTTCTTATGGTCATGGGAATTCCTTATGATTCACAAGAAGCGATGGCTGTGACTGGTGCGATTTCTTCCATCATGCATATGACTTCTTATGCAACCTCAGCAGAGATGGCAAAAGAACTCGGACCATTTGCCGGATACGAAAAAAACAAAAACCACATGCTTCGTGTGATTCGTAACCATAGACGTGCCGCTTACAATGCACCGAAAGAAGAATACGAAGGCCTTACCATCACTCCAGTAGGAATCAATCCGTCTTTTCTTCCTTCTTACCTTTTGGAAGCTGCAAAAGAAGATTCAGACAGAGCCTTGGAACTTGGTGAATTGTATGGGTACCGCAACGCACAGGTGACTGTGATTGCGCCAACAGGAACCATTGGTCTAGTGATGGACTGTGACACTACAGGAATTGAACCAGACTTTGCTCTAGTGAAATACAAAAAATTAGCTGGTGGTGGATATTTCAAAATCATCAACCAATCAGTTCCAGTAGCACTTAAAAAACTTGGGTATAGCCAAGCAGAACAAGATGCCATTGTAAACTACTGTAAAGGCCATGCTACTTTTAACGGAGCACCTGGAGTCAACACTGCTCGTTTGAAAGAAAAAGGTTTTACAGAAGATGTATTGGAAAAACTCGAAAAACAACTTCCATTTGTTTTTGATATTCAATTTGCATTCAACAAATTCACGCTAGGTGAAGATTTCCTATCTAAAACCTTAGGAATCGATGCAAATGTTTATAACTCTATGAGTTTTAACCTTCTAGAGACACTCGGTTTTTCTGCAGATGAAATTTCTCAAGCAAATGATTATGTTTGTGGAACCATGACCATCGAAAACGCTCCTTTCATCAAAGAGAAGGATCTAGCTGTTTTTGATTGTGCAAACAAATGTGGAAAATACGGAAAACGTTTCTTATCTTATCAATCACATATCCGAATTATGGCTGCGGCACAACCATTCATTTCGGGTGCGATCTCCAAAACGATCAACCTTCCCGAGGAGGCAACCATCGAGGATGTGAAAAATGCATACCTCATGTCTTGGAAAGTGATGATCAAAGCAAACGCTCTTTACCGTGATGGATCTAAACTTTCACAACCACTTAACTCCGTATTCCAGTTGTTAAGTGCTGTGGGAGAGGAAGAGGAAGAACTTCAAACTTCTTCTGCTCCAAAAACGGTTACAGAAGTTGCAGAAAAACTTGTTTATAAATACATTGCGGAAAGAAGAAAACTTCCACACCGCCGTGCAGGTTATACACAAAAAGCAATGGTTGGTGGTCACAAAGTATATCTCCGCACAGGAGAATACGAAGACGGCCAACTAGGTGAAATCTTTATCGATATGCATAAAGAAGGAGCGGCTTTCCGTTCCCTTACAAATGCGTTTGCGATCGCAGTTTCTCTTGGTTTACAACATGGAGTTCCACTAGAAGAATTTGTAGAAGCATTCACTTTCTTCAAGTTTGAGCCAAACGGTATGGTTTCCGGCAACCCTCATATTAAGATGTCAACTTCTGTGATCGATTACATCTTTAGAGAACTTGCCATTACCTACCTAGGAAGATACGACTTGGCACAAGTATCTCCCGAGGATCTAAGAACAGATGAAGTAGGAAGAAAAGCAGATCCAACAAAGGATCTAGTGGGAAAGCAGGAAAGTAGCGGACTCCGTGTTCCGCTACAAGTTTCTCCCATTTCCATGAAGTCTGTTTTGGAAGAAAAACCGGAAGTTGTGGCAGTGGCTACTGGAACACAACCAACAGCAGCACAATCGGCAGCGGCAACTCTGAAAATCATTGGGGAAGCTAGAACCAAAGGATACACAGGAGATTCCTGTACTGAATGTGGTTCCTTCCAAATGGTTCGTAACGGAGCTTGCCTCAAGTGTATCTCTTGTGGATCCACAACTGGTTGTTCTTAA
- the gspN gene encoding type II secretion system protein GspN, whose protein sequence is MPKENELEEDFLNEEDQEIQESLLEDDGDLFDEDGDEEHSKVNRKQILSLVTIAIVSFFVFTLFIFPLNEIVRSVLIKTGKETGIFMDAKEIHFPMIGRKSFDSFVASFPTGTSIKAEEVSLGISLLGLLQSRLDGDANIGYFNFEGSEWAMSIQTLEIPLRLSPIDDKITKWNGEGEIDLSGGKIKESAEIPFLGSLKGTDIRKANVLFKIRSGKLLIERGSLESSLAKFQFQGVVRLSDTFSFSQLDLKVCFTLTEKFAQERQDLVGMVALLPQEGGKTCIPIRGTFSAPKVDLPNLNQLGGGGAPKAEDTSIEPAPVP, encoded by the coding sequence ATGCCAAAAGAAAATGAATTGGAAGAAGATTTCCTTAACGAAGAAGACCAAGAGATTCAGGAAAGTCTTTTAGAAGACGATGGTGATTTGTTTGATGAAGATGGGGATGAAGAACATTCCAAAGTAAATCGCAAACAAATTCTGAGTTTGGTAACCATTGCCATTGTTTCTTTTTTTGTATTTACTCTTTTTATTTTTCCGTTAAATGAAATTGTTCGTTCTGTTCTAATCAAAACCGGAAAAGAAACCGGTATCTTTATGGATGCCAAAGAAATCCATTTCCCAATGATTGGAAGAAAATCTTTTGATAGTTTTGTTGCCAGTTTTCCAACAGGAACTTCGATCAAAGCAGAAGAAGTTAGTTTAGGGATTTCTCTTCTGGGGCTTTTACAGTCGAGGTTAGACGGTGATGCCAATATTGGATATTTTAATTTTGAAGGGAGTGAATGGGCTATGAGTATCCAAACTCTGGAAATTCCCCTTCGCCTTTCTCCTATCGATGATAAAATTACAAAATGGAATGGAGAAGGGGAAATCGATTTATCCGGTGGAAAGATCAAAGAATCAGCAGAGATCCCGTTTTTGGGTAGTTTGAAAGGAACTGATATCCGTAAGGCGAATGTTTTATTTAAAATTCGTTCCGGAAAGTTACTGATCGAACGGGGAAGTTTGGAATCGTCTCTTGCCAAATTTCAATTCCAAGGTGTGGTGCGTTTATCGGATACTTTCTCCTTTTCACAATTGGATCTTAAAGTTTGTTTTACTTTGACGGAAAAGTTCGCTCAGGAACGCCAGGACCTTGTTGGAATGGTGGCACTTCTCCCTCAAGAAGGTGGAAAAACCTGTATTCCGATTCGTGGTACTTTTTCTGCTCCCAAGGTCGATCTACCCAACTTGAATCAGTTAGGTGGCGGTGGCGCTCCCAAAGCAGAAGATACTTCTATAGAACCGGCTCCAGTTCCTTAA
- the pilM gene encoding cell division protein FtsA, whose product MLSFDQYLAIDYGSTFLKGVLFKKVLGKVVILRTESLPVVELDDSEGDPFEYNIIRFIQSFFPEENRFLLNLGIHNLFVRDLTIPLVSEKAIQEVLPFEVENLVPYPMEELEVIGKTWRGNKENSDVISFNVHHSELLRALKPFAKGDLSLSCLSLDSFALSSLVTKNYPLLLAEQTILQLDLGGRYSILNVLFEGKLRHTRQIYIGGEEVSSEIANLLKIELEDARVIKESLPIGFLFDTIEKLEETNFLSRFHISFTQWKSLRKFILAKLDQLIHEVENSIFSLPETERPSLILLSGGASLYPGLTAYLEEKLGIRTGRYEFLGISDPSFVTAVATGTHFESRNRVNFLETGFAKRIHTNRFKLSAFKPHLILVSISLILLFGVFLIGIVLDKRKISANKRVLFEKYKNGIGGELGEEEDPLAEANKKLKAERKKTEIYRLFLSQESVLDVLNEATEQFPSPEVLPFILDQFNFEEKEIQIYGRVNEFGEIGTIQSALEKSEKFTNIQIQNKRLITGVNKFKVSFKIKMDVVTPKDEP is encoded by the coding sequence ATGTTATCATTTGACCAATACCTAGCTATCGATTATGGTTCTACGTTTCTAAAAGGAGTCCTTTTTAAAAAGGTTCTTGGGAAAGTTGTCATCCTTCGGACAGAAAGTCTTCCTGTAGTGGAACTAGATGATTCGGAAGGGGATCCGTTCGAATACAATATCATTCGTTTCATTCAAAGTTTTTTTCCAGAAGAAAATAGATTCCTATTAAACTTAGGAATCCACAATTTGTTTGTCCGTGACCTTACAATTCCTTTGGTTTCCGAAAAAGCAATTCAGGAAGTTTTGCCCTTTGAGGTAGAAAATCTTGTTCCTTACCCTATGGAAGAACTAGAAGTCATTGGTAAAACTTGGAGAGGAAATAAAGAAAACTCTGATGTTATTTCTTTCAACGTTCATCATTCGGAATTACTTCGAGCCCTAAAACCTTTTGCAAAGGGTGATCTTTCCTTATCATGTTTATCTCTCGATTCCTTTGCCCTTTCATCACTAGTCACCAAAAACTATCCTCTTTTACTTGCAGAACAAACTATTTTGCAACTTGATTTGGGTGGAAGGTATAGCATTTTGAATGTACTCTTTGAAGGAAAACTTCGCCATACCCGCCAAATTTATATTGGTGGTGAAGAAGTGAGTTCAGAGATCGCAAACTTACTTAAAATCGAATTGGAAGATGCACGGGTTATCAAGGAATCTTTACCTATTGGTTTTCTTTTTGATACGATTGAAAAATTGGAAGAAACAAATTTCTTATCTCGTTTTCATATTTCTTTTACTCAATGGAAATCTCTTCGTAAGTTTATTTTAGCAAAACTAGACCAACTCATCCATGAAGTGGAAAATAGTATTTTTTCTCTTCCCGAAACGGAGAGACCAAGTCTTATTTTATTGTCTGGTGGGGCGAGTTTATATCCAGGACTTACCGCATATTTAGAAGAAAAATTAGGAATCAGAACAGGTCGTTATGAATTTTTAGGAATTAGTGATCCTAGTTTTGTGACAGCTGTTGCCACTGGAACACATTTTGAATCTCGTAACCGCGTCAATTTTTTAGAAACTGGGTTTGCAAAAAGAATTCATACCAACAGGTTTAAGTTATCGGCTTTTAAGCCGCATCTAATTCTTGTTAGTATCTCTTTGATATTGTTATTTGGGGTATTTTTAATCGGAATTGTTTTAGATAAACGAAAAATTTCCGCCAACAAACGTGTATTATTTGAAAAGTATAAAAACGGAATTGGTGGAGAACTTGGGGAAGAAGAAGATCCTCTGGCAGAGGCCAACAAAAAACTAAAAGCAGAACGAAAGAAAACGGAAATTTACCGTTTGTTTCTCTCGCAAGAAAGTGTTTTGGATGTTTTGAATGAAGCCACAGAACAATTTCCATCTCCTGAAGTTTTGCCTTTTATTTTGGATCAGTTTAATTTCGAAGAAAAGGAAATCCAAATTTATGGTCGGGTGAATGAATTTGGGGAAATTGGAACCATCCAATCTGCTTTAGAAAAATCTGAAAAATTTACCAATATACAAATTCAAAACAAAAGACTGATCACTGGGGTCAATAAATTCAAAGTCAGTTTTAAAATCAAAATGGATGTTGTGACTCCTAAGGATGAACCATAA
- a CDS encoding general secretion pathway protein GspK, producing MNRWRIRLSSTNKNAKKGFMVYLLVMAIGTASLFTASKFFEDAATEYRVARSQADGFRAHMLAKAGFMGAVGALKKIPEEVLYQSGLAMDPPPIPLGGGVIYYTMSPEDGKININSLVKIYDDQPNQRTIEMVTRLFYQFGLKREMISPILDWIDENHQETGGGAEQYYYNRLTPPRKIKNAPFYSLSELLNVKGFDRSVVYESLKPKDYDKNNSKDFMTEEERALRSDKDYVLSNNVTAYLPAGDSYDDRININTAPYFVLISLSDFMTKQAAMKILKLKLQKGGYIKELKDLETEPEFQVKTTGDLTLYKELAGEGTDVSGGRIKTKGEVYKITGVGIIKDKVVRKVSGLFDLTNNQMLYYTED from the coding sequence ATGAATCGCTGGCGCATCCGGTTATCCTCTACAAATAAAAACGCGAAAAAAGGATTTATGGTCTATCTCCTTGTGATGGCCATAGGTACGGCATCTTTGTTTACCGCTTCAAAATTCTTTGAAGACGCCGCAACTGAATACCGTGTGGCACGTTCCCAGGCTGATGGATTTCGGGCTCATATGCTCGCCAAAGCAGGGTTTATGGGGGCAGTCGGAGCACTCAAAAAAATTCCCGAGGAAGTTTTATACCAGTCAGGCCTTGCCATGGATCCACCTCCGATCCCGCTTGGTGGAGGTGTCATCTATTACACCATGAGTCCTGAAGATGGAAAGATTAATATTAACTCTCTCGTGAAGATATATGATGACCAACCCAACCAAAGAACGATTGAAATGGTGACCCGTCTTTTTTACCAATTTGGATTAAAACGAGAAATGATTTCCCCCATTTTGGACTGGATTGATGAGAACCACCAGGAAACGGGGGGAGGCGCCGAGCAGTATTACTACAACAGGCTTACTCCACCGCGGAAAATCAAAAATGCCCCCTTTTATTCCCTTTCAGAGCTTTTGAATGTCAAAGGATTCGATCGTTCTGTGGTTTATGAAAGTTTAAAACCCAAAGATTATGATAAAAATAACTCCAAAGACTTTATGACAGAGGAGGAAAGAGCCCTTCGTTCCGATAAAGATTATGTGCTCTCCAATAATGTTACCGCCTATTTGCCTGCGGGTGATTCTTATGATGACCGGATCAATATCAACACGGCACCGTATTTTGTCCTGATTTCCCTTTCCGACTTTATGACCAAACAGGCCGCCATGAAAATTTTGAAACTCAAGTTGCAGAAAGGAGGCTATATTAAAGAATTGAAAGATCTGGAGACCGAACCAGAATTCCAAGTCAAAACAACAGGGGATCTCACTCTGTATAAGGAACTTGCGGGAGAGGGAACGGATGTTTCTGGTGGGCGAATCAAAACCAAAGGCGAAGTTTATAAAATCACAGGGGTTGGGATTATAAAGGATAAAGTGGTTCGTAAGGTATCTGGTCTTTTTGACCTTACCAACAACCAAATGTTATACTATACTGAAGATTAA
- a CDS encoding type II secretion system protein GspJ, which translates to MFVYRRKRGFTLVEISIVVMIMAVIFTGIFSVFYTANKISKKGASNKGANRKDILYAMENIRGTLTRTYFIDNQKRILFVGKQDGVTGSRNDRVVFASANPNSEEEGQASVREVSFYLRKMPNPKMEGLSYLIRREDEMIDTFPTQGGVEHVLLENVKSFQMKFSERGDKWVDDWNSRTTKKIPRLIRFEIISLVGNAFVKYESLAHPVILYK; encoded by the coding sequence ATGTTCGTTTATCGCCGTAAACGTGGATTTACTCTTGTGGAGATTTCCATCGTAGTGATGATTATGGCGGTAATTTTTACGGGAATATTTTCTGTATTTTATACAGCGAATAAAATTTCTAAAAAAGGTGCCTCAAATAAAGGCGCAAATCGTAAAGACATACTTTATGCAATGGAGAATATTCGAGGAACTCTGACTCGAACTTATTTTATCGATAACCAAAAACGAATTTTGTTTGTAGGTAAACAAGATGGAGTCACTGGTTCTAGAAATGATCGTGTCGTATTTGCCTCCGCCAATCCCAATTCAGAAGAAGAAGGCCAGGCATCGGTTCGTGAAGTTTCTTTTTATTTACGTAAGATGCCAAATCCAAAAATGGAAGGATTGTCTTATCTCATTCGACGAGAAGATGAAATGATTGATACCTTTCCTACCCAAGGCGGAGTCGAACATGTATTACTTGAAAATGTTAAAAGTTTCCAAATGAAGTTTTCGGAACGTGGAGACAAATGGGTTGATGATTGGAATTCCCGTACGACAAAAAAAATTCCAAGACTGATTCGGTTTGAAATTATATCACTTGTGGGGAATGCATTTGTTAAATATGAATCGCTGGCGCATCCGGTTATCCTCTACAAATAA